The DNA window AGCCACATTCAATCAATGGCCCTGGGTACTCACGAATTGTCCATTGCAACCAGTCTCATATGCACCAGAGAAAGCCTTTGAAGTATCGCTCTAACTATATATCCACCACCAAGTATAATGTCATCACATTCTTGCCAAAGGCtctctttgagcaatttcgacgGGTTGCAAATTTGTATTTCCTATTAGCTGCGATACTTTCAGTTACTCCTGTCTCGCCTTTCAATTATGTCACCATGGTCGCTCCTCTAGCGTTTGTTGTAGGCCTTAGCATGGCAAAGGAAGCTTTGGAAGATTGGCGTAGGTTTATGCAGGATGTTAAAATTAATGCTCAGAAGGTTTTTATTCATAGAGGAGATGGTGTCTTTGGTTATAAGCCATGGAAGCATATTCGGGTCGGTGATGTGGTAAAAGTGGAAAAGGATCAATTTTTTCCAGCAGACTTGCTTCTTTTGTCGTCAAGTTATGAGGATGGGATCTGCTATGTGGAGACGATGAACTTGGATGGGGAAACAAATTTGAAGGTAAAAAGATCTTTGGAGGTTACCTTACCTTTGGATGAGGATGAGTCTTTCAAGGATTTCATGGGGAAAATAACATGTGAGGATCCAAACCCAAGCCTCTATACTTTCATTGGGAATTTTGAGTACGATCGTCAGGTTTATCCTCTTGATCCTAGTCAAATCCTCCTAAGAGATTCCAAACTCAGGAATACTGCTTTTGTGTATGGGGTGGTAATATTCACTGGCCATGATAGCAAAGTCATGCAAAATTCTACAAACTCACCTTCAAAACGTAGCaggatagaaagaaaaatggattACATCATTTATGTCCTTTTCACCCTCCTCCTGTTTATTTCAGTGATCAGTTCTATAGGCTATACTGCAAAGATAAAATTCGATGCACCAGATTGGTGGTACTTACAACCTCAGGATACTGACTATACATTTAATCCCCAAAAGCCTGCCTTGTCCGGACTTGCACATCTGGTCACTGCTCTCATCCTTTATGGGTATCTTATACCTATCTCACTCTATGTCTCAATTGAGGTCGTAAAAGTTCTGCAGGCCACTTTTATAAACCAAGACATACATATGTATGATGAGGAGACTGGGACTCCTGCTGAAGCACGGACTTCAAACTTGAATGAGGAGTTGGGCCAAGTTGATACAATCTTATCTGACAAAACTGGCACTCTGACTTGCAATCAGATGGACTTTTTGAAGTGCTCCATTGCTGGTACTCAGTATGGCACGCGTTCCAGTGAAGTTGAACGCGCGGCAGCAAAACAGATGGCTATGGAAGAGCATGATCCTGAAGTATCCAATGTCACCAGGAACAGAGGAGACCGAAAAGATTTGAGGGAAAATAATGGATTATCAGAAATTGAGTTGGAGACTGTCATCACTTCTAAGGATGAAAAGGATTGGAAAATGGCCATAAAAGGCTTTAGTTTTGAAGACAGCCGTGTTATGGATGGAAATTGGTTGAAGGAGCCCAATGTGGATgtacttaaattatttttttggatattagcACTTTGTCACACTGCAATTCCTGAGCTGAATGAAGCAAATGGCTGCTTAACTTATGAAGCAGAGTCACCCGATGAAGGCGCTTTTCTTGTTGCAGCAAGAGAATTCGGTTTTGAGTTTTTCAAAAGAACTCAATCAAGTGTTTTTATTCGTGAAAAGTATGCTCATTCAGGAAAGCCTGTTGAAAGGTAAGTATATCAGTGAAACCTTTGCTAAATTTGCTGATGTAGTGCTCTAAATCTTTTTCATCTTATTGCCTCTTGGATTCTTGCAGagagttcaaaattttaaatttattggaTTTTACCAGCAAAAGAAAGCGAATGTCTGTAATTGTGCAGGATGAGGGTGGGCAGATTCTTCTTCTGTGCAAAGGCGCTGACAGGTAATGCCTCTGATGAACATTTTCACATAAAAACTTTTAGGCATAATGATGGTTAAA is part of the Tripterygium wilfordii isolate XIE 37 chromosome 7, ASM1340144v1, whole genome shotgun sequence genome and encodes:
- the LOC120002090 gene encoding probable phospholipid-transporting ATPase 4 isoform X1; translated protein: MARGRIRARLRRSHLYTFSCVRPSTVETAEPHSINGPGYSRIVHCNQSHMHQRKPLKYRSNYISTTKYNVITFLPKALFEQFRRVANLYFLLAAILSVTPVSPFNYVTMVAPLAFVVGLSMAKEALEDWRRFMQDVKINAQKVFIHRGDGVFGYKPWKHIRVGDVVKVEKDQFFPADLLLLSSSYEDGICYVETMNLDGETNLKVKRSLEVTLPLDEDESFKDFMGKITCEDPNPSLYTFIGNFEYDRQVYPLDPSQILLRDSKLRNTAFVYGVVIFTGHDSKVMQNSTNSPSKRSRIERKMDYIIYVLFTLLLFISVISSIGYTAKIKFDAPDWWYLQPQDTDYTFNPQKPALSGLAHLVTALILYGYLIPISLYVSIEVVKVLQATFINQDIHMYDEETGTPAEARTSNLNEELGQVDTILSDKTGTLTCNQMDFLKCSIAGTQYGTRSSEVERAAAKQMAMEEHDPEVSNVTRNRGDRKDLRENNGLSEIELETVITSKDEKDWKMAIKGFSFEDSRVMDGNWLKEPNVDVLKLFFWILALCHTAIPELNEANGCLTYEAESPDEGAFLVAAREFGFEFFKRTQSSVFIREKYAHSGKPVEREFKILNLLDFTSKRKRMSVIVQDEGGQILLLCKGADSIIFDRLSKNKRIYEEATTRHLNEYGEAGLRTLVLAYRELDETEYTAWNNEFHKAKTSIGADREAMLEHVSDMMERDLILVGATAVEDKLQKGVPQCIDKLAQAGLKIWVLTGDKMETAINIGFSCSLLRQGMKQICITAMNSDSKEAVKENILLQISNELQMIYQEKDPHAAFALIIDGKTLTYTLEDDVKHQFLRLAVKCASVICCRVSPKQKALVTRLVKEGTGKTTLAVGDGANDVGMIQEADIGVGISGVEGMQAVMASDFAIAQFRFLERLLVVHGHWCYKRIAQMICYFFYKNIAFGLTLFYFEAFTGFSGQSVYDDWYMLLFNVVLTSLPVISLGVFEQDVSSEVCLQFPALYQQGPRNLFFDWYRILGWMVNGLYTSLVIFFLNIIIFYNHSFRAGGQTADMAVVGATMFTCIISTVNCQIALTMSHFTWIQHVFIWGSIASWYLFLALYGVIATGYAYKILVEVLAPAPVYWITTLLVTVACNIPYLAHISYQRCLNPLDHHIIQEIKYCRKDVEDYRMWTRESSKARQETKIGLTARVDAKIRQLRGRLQKMQSSIVVQKCSSRVLTK
- the LOC120002090 gene encoding probable phospholipid-transporting ATPase 4 isoform X2, which translates into the protein MARGRIRARLRRSHLYTFSCVRPSTVETAEPHSINGPGYSRIVHCNQSHMHQRKPLKYRSNYISTTKYNVITFLPKALFEQFRRVANLYFLLAAILSVTPVSPFNYVTMVAPLAFVVGLSMAKEALEDWRRFMQDVKINAQKVFIHRGDGVFGYKPWKHIRVGDVVKVEKDQFFPADLLLLSSSYEDGICYVETMNLDGETNLKVKRSLEVTLPLDEDESFKDFMGKITCEDPNPSLYTFIGNFEYDRQVYPLDPSQILLRDSKLRNTAFVYGVVIFTGHDSKVMQNSTNSPSKRSRIERKMDYIIYVLFTLLLFISVISSIGYTAKIKFDAPDWWYLQPQDTDYTFNPQKPALSGLAHLVTALILYGYLIPISLYVSIEVVKVLQATFINQDIHMYDEETGTPAEARTSNLNEELGQVDTILSDKTGTLTCNQMDFLKCSIAGTQYGTRSSEVERAAAKQMAMEEHDPEVSNVTRNRGDRKDLRENNGLSEIELETVITSKDEKDWKMAIKGFSFEDSRVMDGNWLKEPNVDVLKLFFWILALCHTAIPELNEANGCLTYEAESPDEGAFLVAAREFGFEFFKRTQSSVFIREKYAHSGKPVEREFKILNLLDFTSKRKRMSVIVQDEGGQILLLCKGADSIIFDRLSKNKRIYEEATTRHLNEYGEAGLRTLVLAYRELDETEYTAWNNEFHKAKTSIGADREAMLEHVSDMMERDLILVGATAVEDKLQKGVPQCIDKLAQAGLKIWVLTGDKMETAINIGFSCSLLRQGMKQICITAMNSDSKEAVKENILLQISNELQMIYQEKDPHAAFALIIDGKTLTYTLEDDVKHQFLRLAVKCASVICCRVSPKQKALVTRLVKEGTGKTTLAVGDGANDVGMIQEADIGVGISGVEGMQAVMASDFAIAQFRFLERLLVVHGHWCYKRIAQMICYFFYKNIAFGLTLFYFEAFTGFSGQSVYDDWYMLLFNVVLTSLPVISLGVFEQDVSSEVCLQDTWVDGQWSLYLPRHFLPQYYHLL